From Streptomyces sp. NBC_00690, a single genomic window includes:
- a CDS encoding Rieske (2Fe-2S) protein, protein MTTSQDSSPVVSRRVVVAAVGGVGLTAALTACGGTDAADTAVDRPTDSPDGGGAGTELAKVTDIPEGGGKVVGDVVITQPRAGEFKAFSSKCTHQGCLVKDVTDNLIHCPCHDSRFDAGDGSVRSGPATAPLPPASITVEGGLIKLA, encoded by the coding sequence ATGACCACATCGCAGGATTCGTCCCCGGTCGTCTCCCGCCGTGTCGTCGTCGCCGCGGTGGGAGGTGTCGGCCTCACCGCCGCACTGACCGCCTGTGGTGGGACCGACGCCGCAGACACAGCGGTGGACCGCCCGACGGACTCACCCGACGGGGGCGGCGCGGGGACGGAGCTCGCCAAGGTGACCGACATCCCCGAGGGCGGGGGAAAGGTCGTGGGCGATGTGGTGATCACGCAGCCTCGGGCGGGAGAGTTCAAGGCGTTCTCGTCCAAGTGCACCCATCAGGGCTGTCTGGTCAAGGACGTCACGGACAACCTCATCCACTGCCCGTGCCACGACAGCAGGTTCGACGCGGGTGACGGCAGTGTGCGGTCGGGTCCGGCGACCGCTCCGCTACCGCCCGCGTCGATCACGGTCGAGGGCGGGCTGATCAAACTGGCGTGA
- a CDS encoding pyridoxamine 5'-phosphate oxidase family protein: protein MVDSYEPTARTIPTRSRERASYDRAAVHAILDDGYLCHLGFLRDGAPVVLPTLYARVGEQVYVHGSTGSRPLRMAGAPDPGLEVCLTVTHVDGLVLARSAFHHSINYRSVMIHGTAHQVTDPTEKARVLNALVDHVVPGRAQDSRPADAKELAATAVLRLTLAEVSAKVRTGPPNDDPEDLGLPHWTGVLPVRPTYGDPEPAPDLDPSVPLPDYLRTTGA from the coding sequence ATGGTGGATTCCTACGAGCCGACCGCGCGGACCATACCCACCCGTTCCCGGGAACGGGCGTCGTACGACCGGGCCGCGGTCCACGCCATCCTCGACGACGGATACCTCTGCCACCTCGGATTCCTGCGCGACGGCGCACCCGTGGTGCTGCCCACGCTGTACGCCCGCGTCGGCGAGCAGGTGTACGTCCACGGATCGACGGGGTCCCGACCCCTGCGGATGGCCGGAGCGCCCGACCCCGGACTGGAGGTCTGTCTGACGGTGACCCATGTGGACGGGCTGGTGCTGGCCCGATCCGCGTTCCACCACTCCATCAACTACCGGTCGGTGATGATCCACGGAACCGCCCACCAGGTGACAGACCCGACCGAGAAGGCCCGGGTGCTGAACGCCCTCGTCGACCACGTCGTGCCGGGCCGGGCGCAGGACTCCCGTCCCGCCGACGCCAAGGAGTTGGCGGCGACCGCCGTACTGCGACTGACGCTCGCCGAGGTCTCCGCCAAGGTCCGCACGGGCCCACCGAACGACGATCCGGAGGACCTCGGACTGCCCCACTGGACCGGAGTGCTGCCGGTTCGGCCCACCTATGGAGACCCCGAACCTGCGCCCGACCTGGACCCGTCCGTACCCCTCCCCGACTATCTGCGCACCACCGGGGCCTGA
- a CDS encoding DMT family transporter produces MPTAPEGPGPARVGRSLLYLTVAGVAWGTAGAAASLIYEVSDFGPLSLSFWRCASGLLLLLGALALRARRSPVARPIEPRKRRTIRILGTGIGLTVFQSAYFAAVQHTGLAVATVVTLGAGPVLIAVGARITLGERLGGGGLMAVLGAVGGLLVLMMGSDGATVRPSGIALALLSAAGYAAITLLARWLGRGGGADSLATTAWAFAIGAVGLLPLALAEGLLPHTESLARVVWLLAYVAAVPTALAYVLYFAGAAAVRAATVSVMMLLEPVSAAVIAVLVLEERLTAATVWGTALLLGSVAALALAELRQGQRG; encoded by the coding sequence CTGCCCACCGCGCCTGAAGGGCCCGGGCCCGCGCGGGTCGGGCGGAGCCTCCTCTATCTGACCGTCGCCGGCGTCGCCTGGGGCACCGCGGGTGCAGCTGCGTCACTGATCTACGAAGTGAGCGACTTTGGGCCGCTCTCGCTGTCCTTCTGGCGGTGCGCTTCGGGGCTGCTCCTGCTGCTCGGTGCGCTGGCGCTCCGCGCCCGCCGTTCTCCGGTGGCCCGGCCGATCGAGCCGAGGAAGCGCCGCACGATCCGGATTCTGGGTACGGGAATCGGCCTCACGGTCTTCCAGAGTGCCTACTTCGCCGCCGTGCAGCACACCGGTCTGGCCGTCGCCACGGTCGTCACCCTCGGGGCCGGCCCCGTACTGATCGCGGTGGGTGCGCGCATCACCCTGGGAGAACGGCTTGGCGGGGGCGGGCTGATGGCGGTCCTGGGCGCCGTGGGCGGATTGCTGGTGCTGATGATGGGCAGCGACGGTGCGACCGTACGCCCGTCGGGCATCGCCCTGGCCCTGCTGTCGGCCGCGGGATATGCGGCCATCACCCTCCTGGCGCGCTGGTTGGGCCGCGGCGGTGGTGCCGATTCCCTCGCCACGACCGCTTGGGCGTTCGCGATCGGTGCTGTCGGGCTGCTGCCGTTGGCGCTCGCCGAGGGGCTGCTGCCGCACACCGAGTCCCTGGCGCGTGTGGTGTGGCTGCTCGCCTATGTGGCCGCGGTGCCCACGGCATTGGCGTATGTCCTCTACTTCGCGGGGGCGGCGGCCGTACGAGCGGCCACGGTGTCCGTGATGATGCTGCTGGAACCGGTGAGCGCGGCCGTGATCGCCGTACTGGTGCTGGAAGAGCGGTTGACCGCGGCCACCGTGTGGGGGACCGCCTTGCTGCTGGGTTCGGTGGCCGCCCTGGCGCTGGCTGAGTTGCGTCAGGGGCAACGGGGCTGA
- a CDS encoding PhzF family phenazine biosynthesis protein, whose product MRIRIVDAFAHRPFTGNPAGVLVLDAEDGPGAPGFPEASWLQQVAAEVNLSETAFVHPLPPGGEADWALRWFTPTTEVDMCGHATLAAAHVLHSTGAVSGTVRFAARCGILSATVHEDGTITLDFPTSSLTPVAVPDGVAKALGAPVLAAYDTAAHIGDLVVELTDEDTVRGLTPDIPALAAFAERGIIATAAAGRSSAQRGQEAEGDYDFVSRCFFPRMGIDEDPVTGSAHTALAPLWSARLGRTDLTGLQASARSGLVRTSLRGERTLLTGRSYTVIDGELLIAP is encoded by the coding sequence ATGCGCATCAGAATCGTCGACGCCTTCGCCCACCGCCCCTTCACCGGAAACCCCGCCGGGGTCCTCGTCCTCGATGCCGAGGACGGCCCCGGAGCCCCCGGATTCCCCGAGGCGTCCTGGCTCCAGCAGGTCGCCGCCGAGGTCAATCTGTCGGAGACGGCCTTCGTGCATCCCCTCCCGCCCGGTGGGGAGGCGGACTGGGCGCTGCGCTGGTTCACGCCGACGACCGAGGTGGACATGTGTGGCCACGCCACCCTCGCCGCTGCGCATGTGCTGCACTCCACGGGAGCCGTCTCGGGCACCGTGCGCTTCGCCGCCCGGTGCGGCATCCTCTCCGCCACCGTCCACGAGGACGGCACCATCACCCTCGACTTCCCCACGTCCTCGTTGACCCCGGTGGCCGTACCCGATGGCGTGGCGAAGGCCCTGGGCGCCCCGGTGCTCGCCGCGTACGACACCGCCGCGCACATCGGCGATCTGGTGGTCGAGTTGACCGATGAGGACACCGTGCGCGGCCTCACCCCGGACATCCCCGCGCTCGCCGCCTTCGCAGAACGCGGCATCATCGCCACGGCTGCGGCCGGGCGTTCGAGCGCGCAACGGGGCCAGGAGGCCGAAGGTGACTACGACTTCGTGTCCCGCTGCTTCTTCCCCCGGATGGGCATCGACGAGGACCCAGTGACCGGCAGTGCCCACACGGCCCTGGCCCCGTTGTGGTCCGCGCGCCTGGGACGGACCGATCTGACCGGCCTCCAGGCGTCCGCCCGCTCGGGACTGGTACGCACCTCGCTGCGCGGCGAGCGGACCCTGCTGACCGGTCGTTCGTACACCGTCATCGACGGCGAACTGCTCATCGCCCCCTGA
- a CDS encoding aminotransferase class I/II-fold pyridoxal phosphate-dependent enzyme, giving the protein MLGEYRITGRGASDIAASIESGVGSGALEPGELLPPMRELATRLGVNPNTVAAAYRTLRERGVIETAGRRGSRIRPRPASTSRGSLRVEVPPGVRDVSAGNPDAALLPSLGDAFAAAARHHQREPGLYGQAPVDAEFARLARASLDVDGVPAGPIAVTSGSLDSIERILAAHLRPGDAVAVEDPGWGGLLDLVPALGLTPVPVALDDDGPLVAEVERALDLGARALIVTDRAQNPTGAAISALRARELRAVLTRFPRTLLIEDDHGHAIVDQPLHCLAGVTRHWAFVRSAAKAYGPDLRVAFFTGDTLTVDRVAGRQQLGPGWVSRLLQRAVVQLWASGAVDPLAVADSYGRRRAALIRALAGHGVDAFGRSGMNVWVPVPDETRAVTQLLHSGWAVAPGARFRLSAPPGVRVTVSGLSMEDVAQIADALAAAIGPAPARSYG; this is encoded by the coding sequence GTGCTAGGAGAGTATCGGATCACAGGCCGGGGCGCATCGGACATCGCCGCCAGCATCGAGAGCGGCGTCGGTAGCGGTGCCCTGGAACCGGGGGAGTTGCTGCCCCCCATGCGTGAGCTGGCGACCCGGCTCGGGGTGAATCCCAACACCGTCGCCGCCGCGTATCGCACCCTGCGTGAGCGCGGTGTGATCGAGACCGCGGGGCGTCGCGGCAGCCGTATCCGTCCGCGGCCCGCGAGCACCTCACGTGGCTCTCTGCGCGTCGAGGTCCCGCCCGGCGTTCGGGACGTGAGCGCGGGCAACCCCGACGCCGCCCTACTGCCGTCGCTGGGCGACGCGTTCGCCGCCGCGGCTCGACACCACCAGCGGGAGCCCGGGCTCTACGGACAAGCACCCGTCGACGCCGAGTTCGCCCGACTCGCCAGGGCCTCACTGGATGTCGACGGTGTGCCCGCCGGACCCATCGCCGTCACCTCCGGCTCCCTCGACAGCATCGAACGCATCCTGGCCGCTCATCTGCGCCCGGGGGACGCGGTGGCCGTGGAGGATCCCGGCTGGGGCGGCTTGCTCGACCTGGTGCCCGCGCTCGGCCTCACACCCGTACCGGTGGCCCTGGACGATGACGGCCCGCTCGTCGCCGAGGTCGAACGGGCCCTCGACCTGGGCGCCCGGGCGTTGATCGTCACCGATCGCGCCCAGAACCCCACCGGAGCGGCCATCAGCGCTCTGCGCGCCCGGGAGTTGCGGGCCGTCCTCACCCGCTTCCCCCGCACGCTCCTCATCGAGGACGACCACGGCCACGCCATTGTCGACCAGCCGCTCCACTGCCTGGCGGGCGTCACCCGGCACTGGGCCTTCGTCCGCTCCGCTGCCAAGGCGTACGGACCCGATCTGAGGGTCGCCTTCTTCACCGGGGACACGCTCACGGTCGACCGGGTGGCCGGGCGGCAACAGTTGGGCCCCGGCTGGGTCAGCAGGCTACTGCAACGCGCGGTCGTACAGCTATGGGCGTCGGGCGCCGTCGATCCGCTCGCGGTCGCCGACTCCTACGGTCGCCGGCGCGCGGCGTTGATCCGGGCCCTTGCCGGACACGGTGTCGATGCCTTCGGACGCAGCGGTATGAACGTCTGGGTGCCGGTGCCCGACGAGACCAGGGCCGTGACCCAACTGCTGCACTCCGGCTGGGCCGTTGCCCCGGGTGCCCGCTTCAGACTGTCCGCCCCGCCCGGGGTCCGCGTCACCGTCTCCGGCCTGTCGATGGAGGACGTGGCACAGATCGCCGATGCCCTGGCGGCAGCCATCGGACCGGCCCCGGCCCGCAGCTACGGCTGA
- a CDS encoding CPBP family intramembrane glutamic endopeptidase: protein MEAGRVAETLPQEVVSPKILKSEMLLVLALSLGASAVSSLISFVGSLTKPGDLKDQAATLNGSYAPGRPWLDLSWQLFGIATALVPVLLVAHFLVRERAGLAVIGFDRRKPWFDLGRGTLLAAGIGTAGLAFYLVARAAGFNLTVVPESLPEVWWKFPVLILSALQNSIVEEVIVVGYLLRRLDQLGWPPMASLITSSVLRGSYHLYQGIGGFIGNMVMGVVFVLLYRRWGRVGPLVVAHALLDIVAFVGYALLAGRVDWLPTP from the coding sequence ATGGAGGCGGGACGAGTGGCTGAGACATTGCCCCAAGAGGTCGTGTCACCCAAGATCCTGAAGTCCGAGATGCTCCTGGTGCTCGCGCTGTCGCTCGGGGCCAGTGCCGTGTCGTCCCTGATCAGTTTTGTCGGCTCGCTCACCAAACCGGGCGACCTCAAGGACCAGGCCGCGACGTTGAACGGGTCCTACGCGCCCGGGCGCCCCTGGCTCGACCTCTCCTGGCAACTCTTCGGCATCGCCACGGCCCTGGTGCCGGTCCTGCTCGTCGCGCACTTCCTGGTGCGCGAGCGCGCGGGACTGGCGGTCATCGGCTTCGATCGGCGCAAACCATGGTTCGACCTCGGAAGGGGAACCCTCCTTGCAGCCGGGATCGGAACTGCCGGGCTGGCGTTCTACCTGGTGGCACGCGCGGCGGGATTCAACCTCACCGTGGTGCCCGAGTCACTGCCCGAGGTGTGGTGGAAGTTCCCCGTACTGATCCTCTCCGCGCTCCAGAACTCGATCGTGGAAGAGGTGATCGTCGTCGGGTACCTGCTGCGCAGGCTCGATCAGCTGGGCTGGCCCCCGATGGCCTCGCTCATCACCAGTTCGGTGCTCCGCGGTTCGTACCACCTCTACCAGGGCATCGGCGGCTTCATCGGCAACATGGTCATGGGAGTGGTCTTCGTGCTGCTCTACCGGCGCTGGGGCAGGGTCGGGCCCCTGGTCGTGGCCCATGCCCTGCTCGACATCGTCGCCTTCGTCGGATACGCACTCCTGGCGGGACGGGTGGACTGGCTGCCCACGCCGTGA
- a CDS encoding LysR family transcriptional regulator — protein MLNLERLRTLDALARYGSVSGAAGGLHVTTSAVSQQMAKLEREVGQPLLTKNGRGVRLTDAGRLLADHAARILSQVELAQSDIEAQRGRVVGEVRIGAFPSAARGLFPAAITALRADHPELRVRSCELEPERSVARVLRGDLDLAIVLDWSNKRLPVPGGLAQVHLLDDAADVAMPVGHPLVTRTEVDLEDFADDEWVSWPEGEFCYEWLVFTLRSRGIEPRIAHLAGEHHTQLALIAAGLGVCVTPRLGRGPVPDGVALVPVRSQMRRHVYAVWRTDADRRPSIRAAVEALRGVAARSVPTTPKI, from the coding sequence ATGTTGAATCTGGAGCGCCTGCGCACTCTCGATGCCCTCGCCCGCTACGGGTCGGTCAGTGGTGCGGCCGGGGGGCTGCACGTCACCACCTCCGCGGTGTCCCAGCAGATGGCGAAGCTGGAGCGGGAGGTCGGTCAGCCGCTGCTGACCAAGAACGGTCGAGGCGTGCGGCTCACCGACGCCGGCCGGCTGCTCGCCGACCATGCCGCCCGCATCCTCTCCCAGGTCGAGCTGGCCCAGTCGGACATCGAGGCGCAGCGCGGGCGGGTGGTCGGAGAGGTCAGGATCGGTGCCTTCCCCTCGGCCGCCCGGGGACTGTTCCCCGCGGCGATCACCGCACTGCGCGCCGACCATCCCGAACTGCGCGTGCGCTCCTGCGAACTGGAGCCGGAGCGCAGTGTCGCCCGGGTCCTCCGGGGCGATCTCGACCTCGCGATCGTGCTCGACTGGAGCAACAAGCGCCTGCCCGTGCCCGGTGGCCTCGCACAGGTCCATCTGCTCGATGACGCCGCCGATGTGGCGATGCCCGTCGGCCACCCCCTGGTGACGCGTACCGAAGTCGATCTTGAGGACTTCGCCGATGACGAGTGGGTCTCCTGGCCGGAGGGTGAGTTCTGCTACGAGTGGCTGGTGTTCACGCTCCGATCGCGGGGGATCGAGCCCCGGATCGCCCATCTGGCCGGGGAACACCACACCCAACTGGCACTGATCGCCGCAGGACTCGGCGTCTGCGTGACCCCGAGGCTCGGTCGGGGCCCTGTGCCCGACGGCGTCGCCCTGGTCCCGGTCCGCAGCCAGATGCGACGGCATGTGTACGCGGTGTGGCGGACGGACGCCGACCGCCGACCCTCCATCCGGGCGGCCGTCGAAGCCCTGCGCGGCGTGGCCGCCCGTTCCGTACCCACGACACCGAAGATCTGA
- a CDS encoding Clp protease N-terminal domain-containing protein — MQSLPSRLPRQSDRFRVQRDAPLTAELVSAVAGARRRAVRDGDRQLDTAHLLHSLIEADPEVRGALGSSPRVARVLGYLVQRSIGYGLRWQGAIEDSGALPVSGAPPPPSSAASRPSGWSPSAHCAMEAARHRAALRGRDLACGMDLLVALTADPDCRAVEVLNRAGVDTRQLSGHTGAR; from the coding sequence GTGCAGAGCCTTCCTTCCCGACTGCCCCGGCAGTCCGACCGCTTCCGTGTCCAACGGGATGCGCCGCTCACCGCCGAGTTGGTGTCGGCCGTCGCGGGCGCGCGCCGTCGCGCCGTACGGGATGGTGACCGCCAACTCGACACGGCCCATCTGCTGCACTCCCTGATCGAGGCCGATCCCGAGGTGCGCGGCGCGCTGGGGTCCTCACCCCGGGTCGCGCGCGTGCTCGGCTATCTCGTTCAACGCAGCATCGGCTACGGGCTGCGCTGGCAAGGGGCGATCGAGGATTCCGGCGCGCTGCCCGTGTCGGGTGCGCCGCCACCCCCTTCCTCAGCAGCATCCCGTCCCTCCGGCTGGTCCCCCTCCGCGCACTGCGCCATGGAAGCCGCTCGTCACCGGGCAGCGCTCCGGGGGAGGGACCTCGCCTGCGGCATGGATCTGCTCGTCGCGCTCACAGCCGACCCCGACTGCCGGGCGGTGGAGGTGCTGAATCGCGCAGGCGTGGACACCCGGCAGCTCAGCGGGCACACGGGCGCCCGCTGA
- a CDS encoding EamA family transporter, with product MQVSQHKSAGLGIALASAFAFGGSGVAAKPLIEAGLDPLHVVWLRVAGSALIMLPLAWRHRGLLRRKPALLLGFGLFAVAGVQAFYFASISRLPVGVALLVEYLGPALVLGYIRFVQRRPVTRAAALGVVLAVTGLACVVEVWSGLSFDVLGLLFALGAAGCQACYFILSDHGSEGEERADPLGVIAYGLLIGALVLTVIARPWGMDFSLLGRDVAMGGTQVAAGLLLAWVVLIATVFAYVTGVISVRRLSPQVAGVVACLEAVVATALAWVMLGEHLALPQILGGSLVLLGALIAQSQAPKPPSGPVASGGVKPPVALPDPLPPVGEVSNDSTTKSGARVDGSHRADASGSAGLSADRS from the coding sequence ATGCAGGTGTCCCAACACAAAAGCGCCGGGCTCGGAATCGCCCTGGCATCGGCGTTCGCCTTCGGTGGATCAGGGGTCGCGGCCAAGCCGCTCATCGAAGCCGGCCTCGATCCGCTCCATGTCGTATGGCTGCGCGTGGCCGGATCCGCGCTGATCATGCTGCCGCTCGCCTGGCGACATCGTGGCCTGCTGCGCCGCAAGCCGGCGCTGCTCCTCGGCTTCGGGTTGTTCGCCGTGGCCGGTGTGCAGGCGTTCTACTTCGCTTCGATCTCCCGACTGCCCGTCGGGGTCGCCCTGCTCGTCGAGTACCTCGGCCCCGCCCTCGTGCTCGGCTACATCCGCTTCGTCCAACGCCGGCCGGTCACCCGCGCCGCAGCGCTCGGAGTCGTCCTCGCCGTGACGGGCCTGGCCTGTGTCGTCGAGGTGTGGTCCGGGCTGAGCTTCGATGTGCTCGGGTTGCTGTTCGCCCTCGGTGCCGCCGGCTGCCAGGCGTGCTATTTCATCCTGTCCGACCACGGGAGCGAGGGGGAGGAGCGCGCCGACCCCCTGGGTGTGATCGCCTACGGACTGCTGATCGGCGCCCTGGTGCTGACCGTGATCGCACGTCCCTGGGGCATGGACTTCTCCCTGCTGGGCCGGGACGTGGCGATGGGCGGCACCCAGGTGGCGGCCGGGTTGCTGCTCGCCTGGGTGGTGTTGATCGCGACGGTCTTCGCCTATGTCACCGGAGTGATCTCCGTACGCAGGCTCTCGCCGCAGGTCGCCGGCGTGGTCGCCTGTTTGGAAGCAGTCGTGGCAACCGCCCTCGCCTGGGTGATGCTGGGCGAACACCTGGCCCTGCCCCAGATCCTGGGTGGCTCGCTCGTGCTGCTCGGGGCGCTCATCGCCCAGTCGCAGGCACCGAAGCCGCCTTCGGGCCCGGTCGCCTCCGGTGGGGTCAAGCCGCCGGTGGCCCTCCCCGACCCGCTTCCCCCGGTCGGTGAGGTCAGCAACGACAGCACCACCAAGAGCGGTGCCAGGGTTGACGGTTCTCACCGGGCCGACGCCTCTGGGAGCGCCGGGTTGTCGGCCGACCGCAGCTGA
- a CDS encoding PadR family transcriptional regulator — MRSHGQEHEHGHGHCGPGHQGRGGSDGRRGAFGSFGPPFGAPFGGGGRGRGGGGRGRARRGDVRASILALLKDRPMHGYEMIQEIGERSGGAWKPSPGSVYPTLQLLEDEGLISSASEGGKKRFTLTDSGRTEAESGPDAPWEEAGRGVDWDTVNEIRQAGWGLMEAFGQVWKTGSPEQRQKAVEVINESRKKLYLILADEH; from the coding sequence ATGCGTTCACATGGACAGGAACATGAGCATGGTCATGGTCACTGCGGGCCCGGACATCAAGGGCGAGGCGGATCCGATGGGCGCCGGGGGGCGTTCGGTTCGTTCGGGCCGCCGTTCGGTGCGCCCTTCGGTGGGGGCGGGCGTGGCCGCGGAGGCGGCGGCAGGGGTAGGGCCAGGCGGGGCGATGTGCGCGCCTCCATCCTGGCGCTGCTGAAGGATCGCCCGATGCACGGGTACGAGATGATCCAGGAGATCGGCGAGCGCAGCGGTGGCGCCTGGAAGCCCAGCCCCGGCTCCGTCTACCCGACCCTTCAGCTACTGGAGGACGAGGGGCTCATCAGCAGCGCGAGCGAAGGCGGGAAGAAGCGGTTCACGCTGACCGACTCCGGTCGCACCGAGGCCGAGAGCGGTCCGGACGCGCCCTGGGAAGAGGCCGGGCGCGGCGTCGACTGGGACACCGTCAACGAGATCCGCCAGGCTGGTTGGGGGCTGATGGAAGCCTTCGGTCAGGTGTGGAAGACGGGGAGTCCCGAACAGCGGCAGAAGGCCGTCGAGGTCATCAATGAGTCGCGCAAGAAGCTCTATCTGATCCTCGCCGACGAACACTGA
- a CDS encoding DMT family transporter, which produces MTASAAASPLHPTAGRPRVDWRIRFGVLSLVWGFSFLLIKVGNEGFAPFQVTLGRLFFGTAVLAVAMAIRRERLPRGARTWMHLTVAAFLLNSLPFSLFAFAGQSIPSTLSGICNATSPLWGMALSLVALSEDRPTRRRVAGLGIGFLGVLTVLGAWQGFSGLDARGTGMALLAALSYPIGWIYVRRTLAGRGHSHLSLTGSQLLLATVQLAVVTPLFTSMPDSVALMPLLAVVALGALGTGFALLLQYELVDEIGPTTAQMVTYFIPVIATAAGVTILGEQLDWNTPVGAVIVLAGAALTQSRAKARAVAPASAVAAQGGPLPGATAGDDSDDHPRDGGTLAAAAGPPVP; this is translated from the coding sequence ATGACCGCCTCTGCTGCCGCATCGCCCCTCCACCCGACCGCCGGAAGACCCCGCGTGGACTGGCGCATCCGCTTTGGAGTGCTGTCCCTGGTGTGGGGCTTCAGCTTTCTGCTGATCAAGGTGGGCAACGAGGGCTTCGCGCCGTTCCAGGTCACGCTCGGCAGGCTCTTCTTCGGTACGGCGGTGCTGGCGGTGGCGATGGCGATACGACGGGAGCGGCTGCCGCGAGGAGCGCGGACCTGGATGCATCTGACCGTGGCGGCCTTCCTGCTCAACTCGCTCCCGTTCTCGCTCTTCGCCTTCGCCGGCCAGAGCATCCCGTCGACCCTGTCGGGCATCTGCAACGCCACCTCGCCCCTGTGGGGGATGGCATTGTCCCTGGTCGCCCTCTCGGAGGACCGCCCCACCCGCCGTAGGGTCGCCGGACTCGGCATCGGGTTCCTGGGAGTACTGACGGTCCTGGGCGCCTGGCAGGGCTTCTCCGGGCTCGACGCCCGCGGCACGGGGATGGCACTGCTGGCCGCACTGAGCTATCCCATCGGCTGGATCTACGTCCGCCGCACCTTGGCCGGCCGCGGCCACTCACACCTCTCACTGACGGGTAGTCAGTTGCTGCTGGCAACGGTGCAGTTGGCGGTGGTCACGCCGTTGTTCACCAGCATGCCGGATTCCGTGGCGCTGATGCCCTTGCTGGCGGTGGTCGCACTGGGCGCGCTCGGGACCGGGTTCGCGCTGTTGCTCCAGTACGAACTGGTCGACGAGATCGGTCCGACGACGGCCCAGATGGTCACCTACTTCATCCCGGTCATCGCCACGGCAGCGGGCGTGACGATCCTCGGGGAGCAGTTGGACTGGAACACACCGGTGGGTGCGGTGATCGTGTTGGCCGGTGCGGCACTGACCCAGAGCCGCGCGAAGGCGCGGGCCGTGGCGCCTGCTAGTGCGGTGGCGGCGCAGGGCGGTCCCCTGCCGGGAGCCACGGCAGGAGACGACTCGGACGACCACCCGAGGGATGGCGGCACACTCGCCGCGGCGGCCGGGCCGCCTGTCCCGTGA
- a CDS encoding VOC family protein, with protein MTSIKKFQVTFDCAEPERLARFWCEVLGYVVPPPPEGFATWDGFWGSQPPEERDSWFACIDPSGEGPRLYFQRVPEGKAAKNRVHLDVRVGTGLVGEERLAVLEAERARLVPLGAVHVQTLYDGNDSCIPMLDIEDNEFCID; from the coding sequence ATGACATCGATCAAGAAGTTCCAAGTCACCTTCGACTGCGCAGAACCCGAACGCCTCGCTCGTTTCTGGTGCGAGGTGTTGGGATACGTCGTACCGCCACCGCCGGAGGGGTTCGCCACCTGGGATGGCTTCTGGGGCTCGCAGCCACCTGAGGAGCGGGATTCTTGGTTCGCGTGCATCGATCCCTCGGGGGAGGGCCCGCGGCTCTACTTCCAGCGCGTCCCCGAGGGGAAGGCAGCCAAGAACCGGGTGCATCTCGATGTGCGGGTCGGCACCGGACTCGTGGGTGAGGAGCGCCTCGCCGTACTTGAGGCCGAACGCGCACGATTGGTCCCGCTCGGCGCGGTACATGTGCAAACGCTCTACGACGGCAACGATTCGTGCATCCCGATGCTCGACATCGAGGACAACGAGTTCTGCATCGACTGA